The nucleotide sequence AGAAATTAAAACTCTATAAAAAGAAAAATAATTTGATTCATATAGGAGGTTTTTATTATGGCAAAAGGTGGATTCCCAGGAATGGGCGGAGGAAATATGAATAACCTTATAAAGCAAGCTCAAAAATTCCAAAAGCAAATGGAAGATATGCAAAAAGAAATTGAAAACAAAGAATTTACAGCAACAGTTGGAGGCGGTGCGGTAAGCGCAACTGTTTCAGGCAAAAAAGAAATAACTGAAATAAAGATAAAACCAGAAGTTGTAGATCCAGATGATGTTGAAATGCTTCAAGATTTAATTTTAAGTGCATGTAATGAAGCTCTTAAAAAGGCTGAGGAAGAGACATCAGGAGAAATGAAGAAGTTAACAGGTGGATTAAATATACCTGGCTTATAAAATTAAAATTATATATCAAGATATGAAGTGTATTTGGGCTTTTTTATTCATAAAGCCCTTATATGATTTTATAATAGACGAGGTGAATACACATGGAATTCTATCCTGTGGCAATTGAGAAATTAATAGAAGAATTTGCAAAACTGCCAGGTGTCGGATATAAAACAGCACAAAGGCTTACAATGCATGTTTTAAATCTACCAAAGGAAGAGGTTGAAGGTTTTGCAGATGCACTAAAAAAGGCAAGAGGAACTATAAAATACTGTTCTGTTTGTGGTAATTATACAGATACTGATCCGTGTGCAATTTGTTCTAATCCTAACAGAGATAAGAGTCTTGTTTGTGTTGTTGAAGAGCCAAAGGATATAATATCTATGGAAAAGGTAAGAGAATTCAATGGTGTTTACCATGTTCTTCATGGAGTAATATCTCCAATGCTTGGAAAAGGTCCAGATTCTATAAAACTTAGAGAACTTGTTAGTAGGATGAATGGAAAAGTTAAGGAAGTTATTGTTGCAACCAATCCTAATGTAGATGGAGAGGCTACAGCTATGTATATATCAAAAATCTTAAAACCGCTTGGAGTTAAAGTTACTAGAATAGCTCATGGTATTCCGGTTGGAGGAGACCTTGAGTATGCAGATGAGGTGACTCTAGCT is from Clostridium acetobutylicum ATCC 824 and encodes:
- a CDS encoding YbaB/EbfC family nucleoid-associated protein — its product is MAKGGFPGMGGGNMNNLIKQAQKFQKQMEDMQKEIENKEFTATVGGGAVSATVSGKKEITEIKIKPEVVDPDDVEMLQDLILSACNEALKKAEEETSGEMKKLTGGLNIPGL
- the recR gene encoding recombination mediator RecR yields the protein MEFYPVAIEKLIEEFAKLPGVGYKTAQRLTMHVLNLPKEEVEGFADALKKARGTIKYCSVCGNYTDTDPCAICSNPNRDKSLVCVVEEPKDIISMEKVREFNGVYHVLHGVISPMLGKGPDSIKLRELVSRMNGKVKEVIVATNPNVDGEATAMYISKILKPLGVKVTRIAHGIPVGGDLEYADEVTLAKALEGRREI